From one Brevibacterium sp. 'Marine' genomic stretch:
- a CDS encoding DoxX family protein, with protein MSLLPYAWTKVFHVQMGYADYADALVQYGEMSPMGLLWRFMAFSPTVQFLAGVAELIAVILLLFRRSAWLGALIAALDMSVVFLLNLTFDVPVKQLSGAMALVGLILLIPNVPRVMRFILGRSVGPAVSGLIWRNRIFVRITRWVSPILAIVIIIGSGLATGISLNWGNRGTPEEISGVYTVTTSGKTTPIEGTDHTTADIAQIAFGQIGSGKGKRMSVRYSDGDFQDGVYSVDGQSITGKLFPVRKGAQTLIRDPSGTVEFRYSKVGEGEFSLRTEDSELTLHNDDERRFLFDRGFRWGPEAPVNR; from the coding sequence GTGTCTCTCCTGCCCTACGCCTGGACGAAGGTCTTTCACGTTCAGATGGGTTACGCCGACTACGCCGATGCTCTTGTCCAATACGGCGAGATGAGCCCCATGGGACTGCTGTGGCGCTTCATGGCGTTCTCCCCGACCGTGCAGTTTCTGGCGGGCGTCGCTGAGCTGATCGCCGTCATCCTGCTGCTCTTCCGGCGCTCTGCCTGGCTCGGTGCGCTCATCGCTGCTCTGGACATGAGCGTCGTCTTCCTGCTCAACCTGACGTTCGACGTGCCGGTGAAGCAACTGTCCGGAGCGATGGCACTGGTCGGTCTCATCCTTCTCATCCCGAATGTGCCTCGAGTCATGCGATTCATACTCGGGCGCAGCGTCGGTCCTGCGGTCAGCGGCCTCATCTGGCGCAACCGGATCTTCGTACGGATCACACGCTGGGTATCCCCGATACTTGCCATCGTCATCATCATCGGCAGCGGTCTGGCAACCGGTATCAGCTTGAATTGGGGCAACCGCGGCACTCCCGAGGAGATCTCAGGTGTCTACACCGTCACTACGTCAGGCAAGACGACCCCGATCGAAGGCACCGACCACACGACCGCAGACATCGCTCAGATCGCCTTCGGGCAGATCGGATCGGGCAAGGGCAAGAGAATGAGCGTGCGGTACTCCGACGGAGACTTCCAGGACGGTGTCTACAGCGTCGATGGCCAGTCGATCACAGGGAAGCTCTTTCCGGTCCGGAAAGGTGCTCAGACCCTCATTCGCGATCCCTCCGGCACGGTCGAGTTCCGGTACTCGAAGGTCGGAGAGGGGGAGTTCTCTCTGCGGACAGAAGACTCGGAACTGACACTGCACAACGATGACGAGAGACGTTTCCTCTTCGACCGCGGGTTCCGATGGGGTCCCGAGGCACCCGTGAATCGCTGA
- a CDS encoding DUF6882 domain-containing protein, translating into MSSTLQDLVNRAVFYSTEVQTHFGALIADAEWEVDFSSDPHLTFTSADGAVLRARPHLLGSESDREKTWLWGWENVNDFPDAVVGLSHEVRKYGAAEDVTELTTPELSLDEELALRLTLASKEATDKWAHYPAAAGAGTTVWLLVDAAEVALPAPQVKVSVRALMQGLTQTTVTDHRAAVEAYVAKRGVPTAELPEGGLRMLFSDGSADLSFDDQRRISNCDLNAPLEGEAADQFAAAGGATGTPASRTPDSASATAAEDAVAPSETAPATPVPAQAEETAPAESVPDEKPAAEATPAAEARADEAAEPAAEASDAARGQHQPEDERPRGDEPVEPARAETSAEEEPVEEAKPKKKGLFSKLFGR; encoded by the coding sequence ATGAGCTCAACTCTGCAGGACCTGGTCAACCGCGCCGTCTTCTACTCGACGGAGGTGCAGACGCATTTCGGTGCGCTCATCGCCGACGCCGAGTGGGAAGTCGACTTCAGCTCCGACCCGCATCTGACGTTCACGTCGGCCGACGGTGCCGTTCTGCGCGCCCGACCACATCTGCTCGGTTCCGAGTCCGACCGGGAGAAGACTTGGCTGTGGGGATGGGAGAACGTCAATGACTTCCCCGATGCCGTCGTCGGGCTCTCCCACGAGGTGCGCAAGTACGGGGCCGCCGAGGATGTCACCGAGCTCACGACCCCGGAGCTGTCCCTCGATGAGGAGCTCGCACTGCGCCTGACCCTGGCGTCGAAGGAGGCCACTGACAAGTGGGCCCACTATCCTGCCGCCGCCGGTGCCGGGACCACGGTATGGCTGCTCGTCGATGCCGCCGAAGTCGCCCTGCCCGCACCGCAGGTCAAAGTCTCTGTGCGCGCGCTCATGCAGGGTCTGACACAGACGACGGTGACCGATCACCGCGCGGCTGTCGAAGCGTACGTCGCTAAGCGCGGCGTTCCGACGGCAGAGCTGCCCGAGGGTGGGCTGCGGATGCTGTTCTCCGACGGCTCCGCCGACCTGTCCTTCGACGATCAGCGTCGCATCTCCAACTGCGACCTGAACGCTCCCTTGGAGGGTGAGGCCGCCGACCAGTTCGCCGCCGCCGGGGGAGCCACGGGCACCCCCGCCTCCCGTACGCCGGATTCAGCTTCCGCTACCGCCGCGGAAGACGCTGTCGCGCCTTCTGAGACGGCCCCGGCAACTCCGGTACCTGCTCAGGCAGAGGAAACTGCGCCCGCGGAGTCCGTGCCGGATGAGAAGCCGGCAGCGGAGGCGACCCCGGCGGCCGAGGCTCGGGCCGACGAAGCCGCAGAGCCTGCGGCGGAGGCTTCGGATGCCGCACGCGGACAGCACCAGCCGGAAGACGAACGACCGCGCGGAGACGAGCCTGTCGAGCCTGCGCGGGCAGAGACTTCTGCCGAGGAAGAACCAGTCGAGGAGGCCAAGCCGAAGAAGAAGGGCCTGTTCTCGAAGTTGTTCGGTCGTTGA
- a CDS encoding FAD-dependent oxidoreductase: protein MDVNAALADASTIPFWLDTDLRPAPLPPLVEDRETDLLVVGGGFTGLWTALQAKERDPSRRVVLVEANSIGWAASGRNGGFCAASLTHGYDNGLAHLPEENDRLAQLGRENLDAIEAAVAKYGMDVEFERTGELDVATEDYQVAELREAHDPDSGFVFLDQQELAGIVKSPTYKGALWDSREVALVHPAKLCWELLRVIRELGVDVYEGTKVTDVSDATSTVQVSTRVTAETIEDCASAPCTTITAKRVALATNVFPSLLKRVSLHTVPVYDYALMTEPLTDEQMAAIGWEGRQGIGDCANRFHYYRLTADNRILFGGWDAVYHFGRKVSWKYDQRPETFETLAEHFFETFPQLAGLKFTHKWGGPIDTCSRFFSFFTSAYGKKVAMAAGFTGLGVGASRFAGTVMLDLLSGEDTELTALEMVRKLPLPFPPEPVAWLGIKMTTNALIKADENEGRRGPLLKVLDAVGMGFDS from the coding sequence ATGGACGTCAATGCCGCATTGGCCGACGCCTCGACCATTCCGTTCTGGCTCGATACCGACCTCCGTCCGGCGCCGCTGCCGCCGCTGGTCGAGGACCGCGAGACCGATCTCCTCGTCGTCGGCGGCGGGTTCACGGGTCTGTGGACGGCGCTGCAGGCGAAGGAACGGGACCCGAGCCGTCGGGTCGTGCTCGTCGAGGCGAACTCGATCGGGTGGGCCGCCTCGGGGCGCAATGGCGGATTCTGCGCGGCCAGCCTCACACACGGCTATGACAACGGGCTAGCCCACCTGCCTGAGGAGAACGATCGGCTCGCGCAGCTGGGCCGGGAGAACCTCGACGCCATCGAAGCAGCGGTGGCGAAGTACGGAATGGACGTCGAGTTCGAACGCACGGGCGAACTCGACGTCGCCACCGAGGACTACCAGGTCGCCGAGCTGCGGGAGGCCCACGATCCCGATTCCGGTTTCGTCTTCCTCGACCAGCAGGAACTCGCGGGGATCGTCAAGTCACCGACGTACAAGGGTGCGCTGTGGGATTCTCGTGAGGTCGCGCTGGTCCATCCGGCGAAGCTGTGCTGGGAGCTGCTGCGCGTCATCCGCGAACTCGGGGTCGACGTCTATGAGGGCACGAAGGTCACCGATGTCAGCGATGCGACGTCGACCGTGCAGGTAAGCACCCGCGTGACCGCGGAGACGATCGAGGACTGCGCATCCGCGCCGTGCACCACGATCACGGCGAAGCGGGTCGCGTTGGCGACGAATGTGTTCCCGTCCCTGCTCAAGCGGGTGAGTCTGCACACCGTTCCCGTCTACGACTATGCGCTGATGACCGAGCCGTTGACCGACGAGCAGATGGCCGCGATCGGGTGGGAGGGCCGCCAGGGCATCGGCGACTGCGCGAATCGCTTCCACTACTACCGGCTGACCGCGGACAATCGGATCCTCTTCGGCGGCTGGGACGCCGTCTACCACTTCGGACGGAAGGTGTCGTGGAAGTACGATCAGCGGCCCGAGACCTTCGAGACCCTCGCTGAGCACTTCTTCGAGACCTTCCCACAGCTGGCCGGACTGAAGTTCACTCACAAATGGGGCGGACCGATCGACACCTGCTCGCGGTTCTTCTCGTTCTTCACCAGCGCCTATGGGAAGAAGGTCGCCATGGCTGCCGGGTTCACCGGGCTCGGCGTCGGTGCGTCGCGGTTCGCCGGAACGGTCATGCTCGATCTGCTCTCCGGCGAGGACACCGAGCTGACAGCGCTCGAGATGGTGCGCAAGCTCCCCCTGCCGTTCCCTCCCGAACCCGTGGCCTGGCTGGGCATCAAGATGACGACGAATGCACTGATCAAGGCCGATGAGAACGAGGGTCGGCGCGGACCTCTGCTCAAGGTCCTCGACGCAGTGGGCATGGGCTTCGATTCGTAA
- a CDS encoding ABC transporter ATP-binding protein, giving the protein MALLRLSLKYAKNYWPFIILVVILQLASTIAALYLPSLNARIIDEGVAKGDTDFIWSTGMTMLLVCLVQVVTAITAIYFGARTGMGVGRDLRRAIYRQVDDLSMLEVGKFGSATLITRNTNDVQQVQMLVLMTLNFMVSTPIMCIGGIIMALREDAGLSWLVWVSVPVLFIVVAILVYLLMPLFRRMQGQVDDINGVLREQITGIRVIRAFVREPFETDRYADANRALTETSVKVGNLFVLMFPAIMMILHLATAAVLWFGGHRVDAGQMEVGSLTAFLQYLLQILVAVMMGVFMMMMIPRAVVCAERIAEILDTRSTMTIPAGVTDLPGRGELEFRNVSFGYPGAEVPVLEGLTFTAQPGTTTAIIGSTGSGKSTIVNLIPRLIDPQAGEILIDGIPVTEFNRHQLAQLIGLVPQKPYLFSGTIASNLRFGNEDATDDELWEALRIAQADDFVIEKEDRLSERVAQGGTNYSGGQRQRLCIARALTVKPQIYVFDDSFSALDVATDARLRAALDESTGEATVIVVAQRVSTIRDADQIIVLEAGKIVGRGTHDELAEANPTYREIIESQLTAEEVN; this is encoded by the coding sequence GTGGCATTACTCCGCCTGTCCCTGAAATACGCCAAGAACTATTGGCCCTTCATCATTCTGGTCGTCATCCTGCAGCTGGCCTCGACCATCGCAGCGTTGTACCTTCCCAGCCTCAATGCTCGGATCATCGACGAAGGCGTCGCCAAGGGCGATACCGACTTCATCTGGTCGACGGGCATGACGATGCTGCTCGTCTGCCTCGTGCAGGTCGTCACCGCGATCACTGCGATCTACTTCGGTGCCCGCACGGGAATGGGCGTCGGCCGCGACCTCCGCAGAGCGATCTACCGGCAGGTCGATGACCTGTCGATGCTCGAGGTCGGAAAATTCGGCTCCGCCACTCTCATCACCCGCAACACCAACGACGTCCAACAGGTGCAGATGCTGGTGCTCATGACCCTGAACTTCATGGTCTCGACCCCGATCATGTGCATCGGCGGCATCATCATGGCCCTGCGGGAAGACGCGGGGCTGTCCTGGCTGGTGTGGGTCTCCGTGCCCGTCCTCTTCATCGTCGTCGCCATCCTCGTCTACCTCCTCATGCCGCTGTTCCGCCGCATGCAGGGCCAGGTCGACGACATCAACGGGGTTCTGCGCGAACAGATCACCGGCATCCGCGTCATCCGCGCCTTCGTTCGCGAACCCTTTGAGACCGACCGATATGCCGATGCCAACCGTGCCCTGACCGAGACCTCGGTCAAGGTCGGCAATCTGTTCGTGCTCATGTTCCCCGCCATCATGATGATCCTCCACCTCGCGACCGCGGCCGTCCTGTGGTTCGGCGGTCATCGCGTCGACGCCGGACAGATGGAAGTGGGATCGCTGACGGCGTTCCTGCAGTACCTGCTGCAGATCCTGGTGGCCGTGATGATGGGCGTATTCATGATGATGATGATTCCGCGCGCCGTCGTCTGCGCCGAACGCATCGCAGAGATCCTCGACACCCGCAGCACGATGACCATCCCCGCCGGTGTCACAGACCTGCCCGGCCGTGGTGAGCTCGAATTCCGCAATGTCTCCTTCGGATATCCCGGCGCCGAGGTGCCCGTGCTGGAAGGACTGACCTTCACCGCCCAGCCCGGAACGACCACCGCGATCATCGGCTCGACCGGCTCCGGCAAATCGACGATCGTCAACCTCATCCCCAGACTCATCGATCCGCAGGCAGGCGAGATCCTCATCGACGGCATCCCCGTCACCGAGTTCAACCGTCACCAGCTGGCCCAGCTCATCGGTCTCGTCCCGCAGAAGCCGTATCTGTTCTCCGGCACGATCGCCTCGAACCTGCGTTTCGGAAACGAGGACGCCACCGATGACGAGCTGTGGGAGGCCCTGCGCATCGCTCAGGCTGACGACTTCGTCATCGAGAAGGAGGACCGGCTCTCAGAGCGCGTCGCCCAGGGAGGCACGAACTACTCCGGCGGTCAGCGTCAGCGTCTCTGCATCGCCAGAGCGCTGACGGTGAAGCCGCAGATCTATGTCTTCGACGATTCGTTCTCCGCCCTCGACGTCGCCACCGACGCACGGCTGCGGGCGGCCCTCGACGAATCGACGGGGGAGGCCACCGTCATCGTCGTCGCCCAACGCGTGTCGACGATCCGGGACGCCGACCAGATCATCGTCCTCGAAGCAGGGAAGATCGTCGGCCGCGGCACCCATGACGAACTCGCCGAGGCGAACCCGACGTATCGCGAGATCATCGAATCCCAGCTGACCGCGGAAGAGGTGAACTGA
- a CDS encoding LPXTG cell wall anchor domain-containing protein, with amino-acid sequence MRRLAMAATFALALSIGGLSPAVALADDKSAADATVVQGAGNGDAETPGPEDPPAGPGDDADPGNDGRPTEPGDGEESTDPGGDENAADPGDGEEAADPGEGSEEPSEDSTPIDASFSLDRSTMPVDEAAESIPYTITGLQAGDTVTAEPGENSSITVDSDGTFNGELRGNTELKVGDVVDVTVTVARDGQESKTFTGSVEITDSQDESDAAVSVDPQSQGIDSYLDNGVDITVSSCEPGEKVPITIVRKGEDTNIWEETKTAGDDGSVSASFMPGTGGDGWIGDFVVSAKCGGTSAETTYSVTENDDGTDADLSVTPQSQKLADFLENGVNITLVNCHVDSEVTFQVSSAKDPDTVIWEETQEAGEDAAGSVQFLPDGDGGTGWIGDFTVAASCGDKSAETTFTVTDDGSVVDPTLSISPERISGVDFIDRDKGVQMTLTDCAADADVHFEVYSGDKSEKLYEQTATADQDGAAGIQVYGLGDDPAYYVGTYQVVAACMDVSRSGKFVVTGGESGGGNGGDSGGSGDGSSMPRTGAELTGLTAGALLILGGGAAIGLARRKNKS; translated from the coding sequence ATGAGACGGTTGGCAATGGCGGCAACATTCGCCCTGGCACTCTCCATCGGAGGACTGAGTCCGGCGGTCGCGCTGGCCGACGACAAGTCTGCAGCAGACGCGACGGTCGTGCAGGGAGCAGGAAACGGTGACGCAGAAACCCCGGGTCCGGAGGATCCGCCCGCGGGCCCTGGTGACGACGCTGATCCCGGCAACGACGGCAGACCTACCGAACCCGGTGACGGGGAGGAATCGACTGATCCGGGAGGCGACGAGAACGCGGCCGATCCCGGCGACGGTGAAGAGGCGGCCGATCCTGGCGAAGGTTCGGAGGAGCCGTCCGAGGACTCAACCCCGATCGACGCCTCGTTCTCCCTCGACCGGTCGACGATGCCGGTCGACGAGGCGGCTGAATCCATCCCGTACACCATCACCGGATTGCAGGCCGGAGATACTGTCACCGCCGAACCGGGCGAGAACAGCTCCATCACCGTCGACAGCGACGGAACGTTCAACGGAGAGCTCCGCGGCAATACCGAGCTCAAGGTCGGCGATGTCGTCGATGTCACCGTGACCGTCGCCCGCGACGGGCAGGAGTCGAAGACGTTCACCGGCAGCGTGGAGATCACCGACAGCCAAGATGAGTCGGATGCGGCAGTCAGCGTCGATCCGCAGAGCCAGGGGATCGATTCGTACCTCGACAACGGTGTCGACATCACCGTGAGCAGCTGCGAACCGGGCGAGAAGGTGCCAATCACCATCGTCCGCAAGGGCGAGGACACGAATATCTGGGAAGAGACGAAGACCGCCGGCGACGACGGTTCGGTCTCTGCGTCCTTCATGCCCGGCACCGGTGGCGACGGCTGGATCGGTGACTTCGTGGTCAGCGCGAAGTGCGGCGGCACGAGCGCCGAGACGACATACTCGGTCACTGAGAACGACGACGGAACTGATGCCGATCTCAGTGTCACTCCGCAGAGCCAGAAGCTGGCCGACTTCCTCGAGAACGGTGTCAACATCACCCTCGTCAACTGCCACGTCGACTCCGAGGTGACGTTCCAGGTGAGCTCCGCGAAAGACCCCGACACCGTGATCTGGGAAGAGACCCAGGAGGCCGGTGAAGATGCGGCCGGATCCGTTCAGTTCCTCCCGGACGGTGACGGCGGCACCGGTTGGATCGGTGACTTCACCGTCGCCGCCTCCTGCGGCGACAAGAGCGCCGAGACCACGTTCACGGTCACCGATGACGGCAGCGTCGTCGACCCGACGCTCTCGATCAGTCCCGAACGAATCTCCGGAGTGGACTTCATCGACCGAGACAAGGGCGTACAGATGACTCTCACCGACTGCGCAGCGGACGCCGATGTGCATTTCGAGGTGTACTCGGGTGATAAGAGCGAGAAGCTCTACGAGCAGACGGCAACGGCTGATCAGGATGGCGCAGCCGGAATCCAGGTCTACGGCCTCGGGGATGATCCCGCGTACTACGTCGGGACGTACCAAGTCGTCGCCGCTTGTATGGACGTCAGCAGGTCAGGAAAGTTCGTCGTGACCGGTGGTGAGTCCGGTGGCGGTAACGGCGGGGATTCCGGCGGATCCGGAGACGGCTCGTCGATGCCGCGTACCGGTGCTGAACTCACCGGACTGACGGCAGGCGCCCTGCTCATCCTCGGCGGTGGAGCAGCCATCGGACTGGCCCGCCGGAAGAACAAGAGCTGA
- the purQ gene encoding phosphoribosylformylglycinamidine synthase subunit PurQ: MTAVAADPTAAATAESGVSVGVVTFPGTLDDRDAARAVRLAGANPVNLWHADSTLSGVDAVILPGGFSYGDYLRCGAIAGFAPIMESVVAAANAGMPVLGICNGFQILCESRLLPGALIRNDHQHFICRDQDLVVENANTAWTSDYEQGETIRIPLKNGEGGFVATDEVLDELESTGRVVFRYQGFNPNGSLRDIAGITNEAGNVVGLMPHPEHAVEAGFGPESGGGIDGQGFFSSAVRTLVAKG; encoded by the coding sequence GTGACCGCTGTCGCTGCTGATCCCACCGCCGCGGCGACCGCAGAGTCCGGTGTCTCCGTCGGAGTCGTCACATTCCCCGGAACGCTTGATGACCGTGACGCCGCTCGAGCCGTTCGCCTGGCAGGGGCGAACCCGGTGAACCTGTGGCATGCGGATTCGACTCTGTCCGGTGTCGACGCCGTCATCCTGCCGGGCGGATTCTCCTACGGTGACTACCTGCGCTGCGGTGCGATCGCCGGATTCGCTCCGATCATGGAGTCCGTCGTCGCTGCGGCGAATGCCGGTATGCCGGTGCTCGGCATCTGCAACGGCTTCCAGATCCTCTGCGAGTCCCGTCTGCTGCCCGGTGCCCTCATCAGAAACGATCACCAGCACTTCATCTGCCGCGACCAGGACCTGGTCGTGGAGAACGCGAACACCGCGTGGACGAGCGACTACGAGCAAGGTGAGACGATCCGCATTCCGCTGAAGAACGGTGAGGGCGGGTTCGTCGCCACCGACGAGGTGCTCGACGAGCTCGAGTCCACCGGGCGCGTGGTCTTCCGCTACCAGGGCTTCAACCCGAACGGGTCTCTGCGCGACATCGCCGGAATCACGAACGAAGCAGGCAACGTCGTCGGTCTCATGCCGCACCCCGAACACGCCGTCGAGGCCGGTTTCGGCCCCGAGTCCGGCGGCGGAATCGACGGTCAGGGGTTCTTCTCCTCGGCCGTGCGCACTCTCGTCGCCAAGGGCTGA
- the purS gene encoding phosphoribosylformylglycinamidine synthase subunit PurS has product MARVVVEVMPKPEILDPQGKAISGGLTRLGFTGFGEVRQGKRFELEVDGEATEEVLAQAREAAEKLLSNPVIENVVAVRVAEDAS; this is encoded by the coding sequence ATGGCACGTGTCGTCGTTGAGGTGATGCCCAAACCCGAGATCCTTGACCCGCAGGGCAAGGCGATCTCCGGCGGACTGACCCGTCTGGGCTTCACCGGGTTCGGTGAGGTTCGTCAGGGCAAGAGGTTCGAACTCGAGGTTGACGGCGAAGCCACCGAGGAGGTCCTCGCCCAGGCACGCGAAGCCGCGGAGAAGCTTCTGTCGAACCCCGTGATCGAAAACGTTGTGGCCGTCCGCGTGGCCGAGGATGCATCGTGA
- a CDS encoding ABC transporter ATP-binding protein, with amino-acid sequence MADETSTETVVAAEDEYIPSGEDLEMSGGTPPRKAKHFWPSVKRLFGLMASEKKGLIYVVALVVGSVVLTVIAPKVLGKAMDVVYSGVIGAGLPAGANIDDIIAGARAEGRDDFADMLATAEVVPGQGIDFTALGQIIIVVLLMYLVASMLMWAQGYILNALVMRVVYRLREDIERKINRLPLRYFDTRQRGDVMSRVTNDVDNIQQALQQAFSQLVQSALTIIGIGVMMFIVSWQLALLALIALPLSAIIAGVIGTRSQKLFKAQWKHTGEVNGHVEESFSGLDIVRAFGRDEVMLEEFDRRNESLYKASAGAQFVSGMIMPSMQFVSYLSYVLIAVAGGLKVATGQMTLGDATAFIQYSREFSQPISEMAGVANMLQSGVASAERTFELLDAEEEDPDEVQRELPPRTPGKVEFSEVSFRYAPEIPLIEKVSFTAEPGHTVAIVGPTGAGKTTLVNLVMRFYEITGGTIFLDGIDTRDLSRADLRSHVGMVLQDAWLYEGTIADNIRYGRLGATDEEVVAAAKATMVDRFVRQLPDGYDTVIDSDSGSVSAGERQLITIARAFLADPSLLILDEATSSVDTRTEVLVQQAMAALRTDRTSFVIAHRLSTIRDAHTILVMEDGAIVEHGNHEQLLASQGAYYRLYMSQFRGEDAEEQFTAEVLAETEPESGTPVGDETGSSDGDSADGPNVEGESTEAPAEEGSSPQA; translated from the coding sequence ATGGCCGACGAAACCTCGACCGAGACCGTGGTGGCTGCGGAAGACGAGTACATTCCCAGCGGCGAGGACCTGGAGATGAGCGGAGGCACACCTCCGCGCAAGGCCAAGCACTTCTGGCCCTCGGTCAAACGGCTGTTCGGGCTCATGGCCAGCGAGAAGAAAGGGCTGATCTACGTCGTCGCCCTCGTCGTCGGCTCCGTGGTCCTCACCGTCATCGCTCCCAAGGTCCTCGGCAAGGCGATGGACGTCGTCTACTCCGGAGTCATCGGTGCTGGGCTGCCCGCAGGTGCGAATATCGACGACATCATCGCCGGGGCCCGCGCCGAAGGCCGCGACGACTTCGCCGATATGCTCGCCACCGCCGAGGTGGTGCCCGGGCAGGGAATCGACTTCACCGCCCTCGGGCAGATCATCATCGTCGTCCTGCTCATGTACCTCGTGGCCTCGATGCTCATGTGGGCGCAGGGATACATCCTCAACGCCCTGGTCATGCGGGTCGTCTACCGACTGCGTGAGGACATCGAACGCAAGATCAACCGACTGCCGCTGCGCTACTTCGACACGCGGCAGCGCGGCGATGTGATGTCGCGAGTGACCAACGATGTCGACAACATCCAGCAGGCCCTGCAGCAGGCGTTCTCGCAGCTCGTGCAGTCGGCGCTGACGATCATCGGCATCGGGGTGATGATGTTCATCGTGTCCTGGCAGCTAGCGCTGCTGGCCCTCATCGCTCTGCCGCTGTCGGCGATCATCGCCGGTGTCATCGGCACTCGGTCGCAGAAGCTGTTCAAGGCGCAGTGGAAGCACACCGGTGAGGTCAACGGGCACGTCGAAGAGTCGTTCTCCGGCCTCGACATCGTCAGGGCCTTCGGCCGTGATGAGGTCATGCTCGAGGAGTTCGACCGTCGCAACGAATCGCTGTACAAGGCCTCAGCGGGAGCACAGTTCGTCTCCGGCATGATCATGCCCTCGATGCAGTTCGTGTCCTACCTCAGCTATGTCCTCATCGCAGTCGCCGGCGGCCTCAAGGTGGCAACGGGGCAGATGACGCTCGGCGATGCGACCGCGTTCATCCAGTATTCCCGTGAGTTCTCGCAGCCGATCTCCGAGATGGCCGGTGTCGCGAACATGCTCCAGTCCGGAGTCGCCTCGGCGGAGCGGACCTTCGAGCTGCTCGACGCCGAGGAGGAAGATCCCGACGAGGTGCAGCGGGAACTGCCCCCGCGCACCCCGGGCAAGGTCGAGTTCTCCGAGGTGAGCTTCCGCTACGCTCCCGAGATTCCTCTCATCGAGAAGGTGTCCTTCACCGCAGAACCGGGACACACGGTGGCGATCGTCGGACCCACCGGTGCCGGCAAGACCACCTTGGTCAATCTCGTGATGCGCTTCTACGAGATCACGGGCGGAACCATCTTCCTCGACGGCATCGACACCCGCGACCTCAGCCGTGCCGACCTCCGCTCGCATGTGGGCATGGTGCTCCAGGACGCCTGGCTGTACGAGGGCACGATCGCCGACAACATCCGCTACGGTCGGCTGGGTGCCACCGATGAGGAAGTCGTCGCAGCTGCCAAGGCGACGATGGTCGACCGGTTCGTGCGTCAGCTGCCCGACGGCTATGACACGGTCATCGATTCCGACAGTGGAAGCGTCTCGGCCGGTGAGCGACAGCTCATCACGATCGCTCGAGCCTTCCTCGCCGACCCCTCGCTGCTCATCCTCGATGAGGCGACCTCCTCGGTCGACACCCGCACCGAGGTGCTCGTGCAGCAGGCGATGGCGGCGCTGCGGACCGATCGGACGTCGTTCGTCATCGCCCACCGGCTGTCGACGATCCGTGACGCTCACACCATCCTCGTGATGGAGGACGGCGCAATCGTCGAGCACGGCAATCATGAGCAGCTGCTTGCCTCACAAGGCGCCTACTACCGGCTGTACATGTCGCAGTTCCGCGGGGAGGACGCCGAGGAGCAGTTCACCGCCGAGGTGCTCGCCGAGACCGAGCCCGAGTCTGGTACGCCGGTCGGCGACGAGACCGGGTCCTCCGACGGTGACAGTGCGGACGGGCCGAACGTCGAAGGCGAGAGCACCGAGGCGCCGGCAGAAGAGGGGTCCTCGCCGCAGGCCTGA